GCCAATTGCAGGCGCAATAACAGGCGATACACCCCAGACGAGGCCAATATAGGCAGATGCACGTGTTAGCTGCTGATTTTTATATATGTCAACGGCAACAACCTTAGAAAGAACGGTCGCGGCGGCTCCTCCTAAACCTTGTACTGCCCGGGCGATAAGTAGCATTTCGATAGAGTGTGCAAAGCTTGCGAGAAGGCTACCGATTAAAAATAAGAAAGTGCCAGCGAATATTGCATTTTTACGCCCCCAACTGTCAGATAAAGGACCATAGATAAATTGACCGATACCCAATGCAAGCAGATAGATGCTTACGGTCTGTTGGGTGAGGCTCATTGAGGTATGTAAATCTTTAGCAATCAGGGGAAGTGAAGGAATATATAAATCCACAGCTAGCTGTCCCATAGGCGTCAAGATGAGTACAACCAAAAAAATAATCGATGTACGTGAGTGCATATTGTCCCCCTTATGTTATGTTTTAGTGATTTTTAAGTGCCTGACCCCTTAATCTAGCTAATATTAAGACCATTGAAAAGAGCTGTGACCGTTTGTTATCACTCGCTATCGAAACGGCTTGACTACAAGCGAATTTTTTTGGGGAAGGTTATAAAGAGCTCAGCAGTTACTTTTACTTTTTTACCTTCATGGTTGTCTATAATTAACGACAATATCTGTAGTATTGGATGGTCTCACAATGAAATTAGTGAAATGCTGCACAGGCATTACTGCGTTGATTTTACTGCTAAATCCACTTTTTATGTATTCTGCGACAGAGCTGAAAGTGCTAGAGTGGGAAGGCTATATCAGCCCCTTTATTGAAGGGTTTGAAAAATATGCAAAATCAAAGAATCTTGACGTCAAGGTTTCTATTGTTAAGCCTTTTATTACTAACCCTGAGCAGATTTACAATGCGATGCGTACCGGCAAAGCTGATGTTGTCACGCCAACACATAATTATTATAAGATGAGCAAAAATAAGCTGATGTTTGTATTACAGCCGATTGATACATCGAAGCTGAGTCACTACAAGGATCTGGCATCCTCACTGCAAACAGCAAGTTATGATCAATATAAAGGACAGAAATACTCGGTTCCTTTGCTCGGTGGGTCGTATGGTTTGGCTTATAACGAAGATAAAGTCAAGCAAGCGCCGGCCTCATGGGAGGTATTATGGGATAGTCAATATAAAGATCAATACTCGATCACCAATGATCAGTTTGAAGCAAACCTTTATACGGTTTTAATTACAATGGGTTATCCCGCTCAATCCGTTTATGATATAGATAAAATTAAAGGATTTAAGAAAGACAAAAAGAAAATACAAGAAAAGCTTAACCAGTTGGTGTTCAATGCTAAGTTTTTTTGGGGTGGGGTGCTACCCGCAGATAAAATGCCTGAGCTTACGTTTGGTACAACCTATTGGTTTGGTGTCGCAGAAGCGAATAGTAAAGGTCAACACTGGAAGCTAGCGAGTCCTAAGGAAGGACAAACAGTGTGGCTTGATACGATGGCTTTAAGTAAACAGCTTGCAAAAGATCCGAAGAAACTTGCTGCGGCCTATCTGCTGCTCGATTATATGATCAGTCCTGAAGTTCAGGAAAAAGTGCATGCAATGTATGGATCCGTGATTGTTAACGGTAAAACTAAAAATAGTGTAATTGGGGATCAGAGCTTTTTTAAAGAAGAATACTTCTGGAAACCGCTGACTTCACGCACTAGAAATACGTATAAAATCATGTGGGAAAAAGCCATGAGGGTTAGAGGAAATTAGCTGTACTTTAGCTTGTTTTCATCATCATTTCCATTCATGTTTGTAGGGATTGTGGCCTGAGTTCAGGCCCTATTTTTTATGGTAGAGACTACATGAGAGAAGTGATTAAAATGTGTAACGTACCGTAAACATCGCTCCGGTAATACTCATATTTAAACAGTGCTGGTCATTGTTGCATTCTAAACCGTTTTGCTCTAATAGAGGTGAGTTGTGTGTATAAAGAACACCAAGTAAAACGTATTCGAGTGAGAGGTGTTTGTTGATCTTAAAACCCATGCCGGCGTCTCCAGTCATCAGTGGCGAATTAGAGTCTTCAGGGTTTGTATTGGGTGTGGGTTTGGTTGTATTGTTGAAAACAAGGTAATAATGGTTAGGGGGTGGTTGCTGCCATTGGAGTGTCGCATGGCTAAAGGAGCACAGTGCTAATACGATAACGATATAGTAGTGAGCCTGACGAAGCAAGATACTGTCCTTTATTACCAATCACCCTGGAGCGAGTTTAGTCTTGATAAGGTCTGAGGGTTAATCAAAAACAAATATCAAAAATTCTAGCATGGAAAGGCTGAATCATCTAATTTTGAAAAGATTTAATGATTGTGATAGATAACTTTGTATTCCCCCTAGGCTCCTCCCGGATTCCGCAGGATATCTAGCAAGAGTATGAAAAATTTCAAAAAACATACTGTTCTTAAGCCCAAATATAGAATGTATCTTGCAATCATTCCATGAGCTCGCATGCTTTAGAGACATTGTCTAACTCTTCAGCTAAATTTAAAAGTCCAACTTTATGTTTTATGATTCTGGCCGTGGTATTGAACATGAGGGTAACCTTATTTTGTAGTTTAAAGTTTGCACTTAGACCAAAGCCGGAAACCCTCACTTTTTCAAGCAAGTGTCAGATAAACTCAGAATTAATCCATTTCAAGAGAGCTAGATGATTTTATTGTATCTAACTCTATATACTGAGATTTAAATAAACTACTACACTGATAGTCATTATTTGTTCTCCATTTAGGAATAATGCGGTTTAGGTCAGAGGGAGAAACAGAATAGTTTCGGCCTTCTTCCCTTACTAAAGTGCGTAGTTTGTCTTCAATATCCTTTAAACTGTTGCTTGCTGCTTTGGTCTCTCCGTAGTCACTACCAGAATACTTTCTAGTAATCGAGCTTCGGCGGCGACGTCGCCAAAGGTCACGATGATGGTTGGATGAATCATGTTTTCCAGCTGAAATAGAGTCATGCAGCGCAACTAACCCTACCTGAGTTTTTGTTTTTTGAATTACATCCGCCATTGATTGTTTATAAGCTGCCACTAAACAGCTTGGCCTGTTTTGGTTTCGCCATTCAGTCAACCAATCAGGCGTTTTGTCATTTGTGCCTTTGAGATAACAGTCGATAGCATTCCAGATAATCTTAGCATGATGGTTCATACCGCGCCCTTTTACTAGAGCAGGAGGAGCATGGAGTGCTCGCTCAAACTCTTCTTGAGATAGAGGCGTGCCATTTTTGATCGATTTGATAAGGTTATAATAGGCTGATGAAACGCCTCCTCGGTCGATAGCATCTTTACAAGACATATTAAAGGATTTTGGCTGTAACGTATCAATGATATAATTGGTCAATTCAAACTTTAAGAAATGAAAATATAAGGCCTGTTGTTCTCTTTCACTCAGCTGCACTCTTCTTTCAAAGCCTAATGCTTTAATACTATTTTCTAATAACTCACTTAATTTTTTATGCTCAACACTTTCGTCTCCATTATCTTTATCTTTAAATAAGGATCTTTTATATAGTTTATTTTTTATGTGATCACTGATGTAGAAATCCTTTCCATTCTTACACGCTATTGAAAGTATTGAGCTTTTAATATGCTCCATAGAAATGTTTGTAGTGCTTGTGAGTTTACTTGAAGAGAGCATGCCTTTGTCAGCAGGCAAGGTAATGACTGCGATGTGAGGGTTAGCTTCGCCAAACTGTTCTAATTTTAAAGTTAGGTTTCTTTCCTTCTCTCCTTCGCCCGTTGCACTCCAACCACGGTCTTTACCTAGGTTGTTTATATAGAGGTGAGCAATATCTCCATCAGGAACCTTTGATTTTTGAGCATGGCACCAAGCGGCAAACAAAGGACTCACTCGAGCCTCTCCGCCATCTCTTTGCGCCTGTGTGCCAAATCGGATTTCTACTGGTAGTTGGTGGTCCGCCAACTGTTGGTATTTATATTTGCGCACAGAGGGTAGGCTGGTTGTATGCATCGGCTTAAAATTCTTTGCCATCATCGCAAGAAATCGACCTTGACCTGACCCTTCGTAAGTGGGAGTGGTTCGGTTAATTGGTGTGTCTGGTTTTAGCGTATGAGTGACTGCTTCTTCCACACCGCTGGTTTGGTTATATTTTTTGACAGTGGGGGCAATAATCTCGGCAGTGTGTTCAAGCGCGGCATTTCTATTTAAATAAACCGAGTCAATCAGATCGTCAAAACCATCTTTAGACGGAAATTCTCCATTATTTTTCTTTCTATAGTCATCTATATATGCTTCAATTTCTTGTAAGAAGTCAGTATAAAGATTCCCATAAGGCTCAGACTCGTCGTACTCGCTGTGTTCGTCTATCTTTGCTACTTTTGCAGCAAATGGAAACCCACTTTCATCATCAGCCATATAGGCTGGGATCTTGATTTTTTGTAAGTAATCAAAACTATTTTCATTTCTTAATTTATCACTATTAATTGGCATATTAATTCCTAGAAAAGTCTATAATGAATCTGGTTTATTGAGCACTCACTAAAAGAATATCCGCATCTTTTGGCAACTCATCTACAGTCTGATTTGTGCACTCTCCAACATCATTAATATGATTTATATTCCAGGTTATTGCTCCGATCTGGTATTCAGGCATACTACCCCCCCCCGCAAAAAAAAATCTTAAATAATTAACTAAATATTTTATTCAATTAAGGATTACACTTTATTCCTTAACTTAACTGCTTGTTTTGGAATAAAATCTCACTTGGCTTAAATAAAAACACAGAAGCATATAAAACAAGTTTTATACGTTTATATCAAAAAAATAAATTTCGCCTATAGTAACATGTAAAACAAATTCGATAATTGATAAAAACTTCCATTTTTCTATATTTGGGGTTATTCCGGTCAAGTTAATCAGGACACCTTGATAAGAGGTTTTTCGAAGTTATAGCACTTCTCTAACACTTTGATTTGTAAGATAATCGTAATAAACAGAGGAGTGTTTATTATGCCAGCAGCTTACTCAACAGACCTTCGAATGAAAGCAGTAGAAGCTTATAAAAAGGGAAAATACCACCAAGCAGAAATCGCAGAGCAATTTGGTATCAGTATCGCCACTTTTAATCGATATTGGAGGGCCTATAATGCTCACGGAGATTTATCACCTGAAAAAATACCACCATGGTCGCCATGCAGTTTTATCTGGGAATAACCTAAACGATGTTGCTAAGCTAATTGCAAAGAAACCGGATGCAACGATTGCTGAATTCTGTGAAGTATACAACCAAACACATGATATTCCTGTCGGAAGAAGTATGATGCATCGAGCTTGCCAGAAACTAAAGGCCAACTACAAAAAGAAGTCTAAAAGAGCTTCTCAGCAACTATTNNNNNNNNNNNNNNNNNNNNNNNNNNNNNNNNNNNNNNNNNNNNNNNNNNNNNNNNNNNNNNNNNNNNNNNNNNNNNNNNNNNNNNNNNNNNNNNNNNNNNNNNNNNNNNNNNNNNNNNNNNNNNNNNNNNNNNNNNNNNNNNNNNNNNNNNNNNNNNNNNNNNNNNNNNNNNNNNNNNNNNNNNNNNNNNNNNNNNNNNNNNNNNNNNNNNNNNNNNNNNNNNNNNNNNNNNNNNNNNNNNNNNNNNNNNNNNNNNNNNNNNNNNNNNNNNNNNNNNNNNNNNNNNNNNNNNNNNNNNNNNNNNNNNNNNNNNNNNNNNNNNNNNNNNNNNNNNNNNNNNNNNNNNNNNNNNNNNNNNNNNNNNNNNNNNNNNNNNNNNNNNNNNNNNNNNNNNNNNNNNNNNNNNNNNNNNNNNNNNNNNNNNNNNNNNNNNNNNNNNNNNNNNNNNNNNNNNNNNNNNNNNNNNNNNNNNNNNNNNNNNNNNNNNNNNNNNNNNNNNNNNNNNNNNNNNNNNNNNNNNNNNNNNNNNNNNNNNNNNNNNNNNNNNNNNNNNNNNNNNNNNNNNNNNNNNNNNNN
This genomic stretch from Piscirickettsia litoralis harbors:
- a CDS encoding MFS transporter encodes the protein MHSRTSIIFLVVLILTPMGQLAVDLYIPSLPLIAKDLHTSMSLTQQTVSIYLLALGIGQFIYGPLSDSWGRKNAIFAGTFLFLIGSLLASFAHSIEMLLIARAVQGLGGAAATVLSKVVAVDIYKNQQLTRASAYIGLVWGVSPVIAPAIGGMLEVFSGWRLGFAVLTCYAFIFIILAYFLLEETLPHKKMFHLKSLKK
- a CDS encoding ABC transporter substrate-binding protein, translating into MKLVKCCTGITALILLLNPLFMYSATELKVLEWEGYISPFIEGFEKYAKSKNLDVKVSIVKPFITNPEQIYNAMRTGKADVVTPTHNYYKMSKNKLMFVLQPIDTSKLSHYKDLASSLQTASYDQYKGQKYSVPLLGGSYGLAYNEDKVKQAPASWEVLWDSQYKDQYSITNDQFEANLYTVLITMGYPAQSVYDIDKIKGFKKDKKKIQEKLNQLVFNAKFFWGGVLPADKMPELTFGTTYWFGVAEANSKGQHWKLASPKEGQTVWLDTMALSKQLAKDPKKLAAAYLLLDYMISPEVQEKVHAMYGSVIVNGKTKNSVIGDQSFFKEEYFWKPLTSRTRNTYKIMWEKAMRVRGN
- a CDS encoding helix-turn-helix domain-containing protein; this translates as MKAVEAYKKGKYHQAEIAEQFGISIATFNRYWRAYNAHGDLSPEKIPPWSPCSFIWE
- a CDS encoding COG3415 family protein, yielding MLTEIYHLKKYHHGRHAVLSGNNLNDVAKLIAKKPDATIAEFCEVYNQTHDIPVGRSMMHRACQKLKANYKKKSKRASQQL